The Deltaproteobacteria bacterium genome has a window encoding:
- a CDS encoding DUF3369 domain-containing protein produces the protein MTETIKPAHTEDRLLFAEETCAEPVHDTAGWQWKIIIADDEPDVHNITRMVLADYSFEGASLEFLSAYSGAEAKKLLIDNPDTAIILLDVVMETDDSGLALARQIRTELKNDFVRIVLRTGQPGKAPEREVIARYDINDYKEKTELTAQKLFTTVTAALRAYRDLRIIEKNRRGLEQIIASSACLFEAQSLRKFAKGALTQLLSILRMDESSVYIEASGFTASQHKGEFRILAATGRFEHAIDKQIEGVLPPDVMTHLSHALNEEKSLYIDDAYVGYFPTSSGARNLLYVRGCRHLTDLDRDLVRIFSTNVGIAFENIYLQRELVDTQKEMIMTLGEVLENRSQEAGNHVRRVAEASYLLACKAGLSEQQASLLRMASPMHDLGKVGVADSILLKPGNLSKEEFEIIKAHTSIGHGILSKSTREIGKTAALVALEHHEHWDGRGYPRGLAGEEIHIFGRITALADVFDALTHNRIYKSAWETDRVVERIKEERGKYFDPALVDVFLENLDDFLAINHKYPDQVIEQPDLPPEWSQEV, from the coding sequence ATGACCGAGACCATCAAGCCCGCACACACAGAAGACAGGCTCCTCTTTGCGGAGGAAACATGCGCGGAACCGGTTCACGACACCGCAGGGTGGCAGTGGAAAATCATCATCGCCGATGACGAGCCGGACGTGCACAACATCACCCGCATGGTGCTGGCCGACTACTCCTTCGAGGGCGCGTCCCTGGAATTCCTCTCGGCTTACAGCGGAGCGGAGGCGAAAAAGCTTCTCATCGACAACCCGGACACCGCCATAATACTTCTGGACGTGGTGATGGAAACCGACGATTCGGGCCTTGCGCTGGCGAGGCAAATCCGCACCGAGCTCAAAAACGACTTCGTGCGCATAGTCCTTCGAACAGGCCAGCCCGGAAAGGCCCCGGAACGGGAGGTCATAGCCCGCTACGACATAAACGACTACAAGGAAAAAACCGAGCTCACGGCCCAGAAGCTCTTCACCACCGTCACCGCCGCCCTTCGCGCCTACCGAGACCTTCGCATAATCGAAAAGAACCGCCGGGGCCTGGAACAGATCATCGCCTCCTCGGCCTGCCTTTTCGAGGCCCAGTCCCTCAGAAAATTCGCCAAGGGCGCGCTCACCCAGCTTCTGTCGATACTTCGCATGGACGAAAGCTCGGTTTACATAGAGGCGTCGGGCTTCACCGCCAGCCAGCACAAGGGCGAGTTTCGGATACTGGCCGCCACCGGGCGTTTCGAGCACGCAATAGACAAGCAGATAGAAGGGGTCCTGCCCCCTGACGTCATGACCCACCTGTCCCACGCCTTGAACGAAGAGAAAAGCCTCTACATCGACGACGCCTACGTCGGCTATTTCCCCACATCCTCAGGTGCCAGGAACCTGCTGTACGTAAGGGGCTGCCGCCATTTGACCGACCTGGACCGCGACCTTGTACGGATTTTCTCCACCAACGTGGGCATAGCCTTTGAAAACATCTACCTTCAAAGGGAGTTGGTGGACACCCAAAAAGAAATGATAATGACCCTGGGCGAGGTTCTGGAAAACCGGAGCCAGGAGGCCGGCAACCACGTAAGGCGCGTGGCAGAGGCGTCCTACCTCCTGGCCTGCAAGGCCGGGCTTTCCGAACAACAGGCCTCGCTTTTGCGCATGGCCTCCCCCATGCACGACCTGGGCAAGGTTGGTGTGGCCGACTCCATCCTTTTAAAGCCCGGCAACCTCTCGAAAGAGGAATTCGAGATCATAAAGGCCCACACCAGCATCGGCCACGGCATACTTTCAAAATCAACAAGGGAAATAGGCAAAACCGCCGCCCTGGTGGCCCTGGAACACCACGAACACTGGGACGGGCGCGGCTACCCGCGCGGCCTTGCGGGCGAGGAAATCCACATCTTCGGTCGCATCACCGCCCTTGCGGACGTGTTCGACGCCTTAACCCACAACCGCATATACAAAAGCGCCTGGGAAACAGACCGGGTGGTTGAAAGAATAAAGGAAGAACGGGGTAAGTATTTCGACCCGGCCCTGGTGGACGTATTCCTGGAAAACCTGGATGATTTCCTGGCCATAAATCATAAATATCCCGATCAGGTAATCGAGCAGCCCGATCTTCCCCCGGAGTGGAGCCAGGAGGTCTGA
- the moaA gene encoding GTP 3',8-cyclase MoaA, with the protein MDENPQSPKKATRAVTYLRVSVTDRCNLRCFYCLPVTGLSHMDHGEILTYEEILRVIRVGVEAGVAKVRITGGEPLVRRDVVGLVDRAAKISGIRELCLTTNGTRLDELAAPLFRAGLNRLNVSLDSLDPETFKTITRGDFFESVVSGMRQAEAAGFSPIKINTVVMAGINDHEIGDLAELSMKGPFWVRFIEFMPIMGQVPWTPQRVVTAAEMKKRLEERFGPLSPSPATGMDSGPAVMYSLPGAIGKVGFIGAVSGHFCDTCNRMRLTADGKLKPCLFSNLEVDVKTALRKGCDDAELAALFVHAVSIKPGGRTENPDSNLRPMSAIGG; encoded by the coding sequence GTGGACGAGAATCCCCAATCCCCCAAAAAAGCCACAAGGGCCGTGACCTACCTTCGGGTTTCGGTCACCGACCGGTGCAACCTGCGCTGTTTTTACTGTCTGCCCGTGACCGGGCTTTCACACATGGATCACGGCGAAATACTCACCTACGAGGAAATTCTGCGGGTGATCCGGGTGGGCGTGGAAGCGGGCGTGGCCAAGGTGCGCATTACGGGCGGCGAGCCTTTGGTGCGCCGGGACGTGGTGGGGCTCGTTGACCGGGCCGCGAAAATTTCCGGCATAAGGGAGCTCTGCCTCACCACCAACGGCACCCGGCTCGATGAATTGGCCGCCCCCCTTTTCCGGGCGGGCTTAAACCGCCTCAACGTGAGCCTGGACAGCCTGGACCCGGAGACTTTCAAAACCATTACCCGTGGGGATTTTTTTGAAAGCGTGGTCTCCGGCATGAGGCAGGCGGAAGCGGCGGGCTTTTCACCCATCAAGATCAACACCGTGGTGATGGCTGGAATAAACGATCACGAGATAGGTGATCTTGCGGAGCTTTCCATGAAAGGCCCCTTCTGGGTGAGGTTCATCGAGTTCATGCCCATAATGGGCCAGGTTCCCTGGACCCCCCAGCGGGTGGTCACGGCGGCTGAAATGAAAAAGCGCCTGGAAGAGCGCTTCGGGCCGCTTTCCCCGTCTCCGGCAACCGGCATGGACAGCGGTCCCGCCGTCATGTACTCGCTTCCGGGAGCCATCGGGAAGGTGGGATTCATAGGGGCGGTTTCCGGGCATTTCTGCGATACCTGCAACAGGATGCGGCTCACCGCAGACGGCAAACTGAAGCCCTGCCTCTTCTCTAACCTTGAAGTGGACGTAAAGACCGCCCTCCGAAAAGGCTGCGACGATGCCGAACTCGCCGCGCTATTTGTCCACGCTGTTTCCATCAAGCCCGGCGGTCGCACCGAAAATCCGGACAGCAACCTACGACCCATGAGTGCAATAGGGGGATAG
- a CDS encoding PAS domain S-box protein: protein MEQKGPSVSESPKPSPKRQGRSIVRDLTAGLVMLVVGVSMVAMLFNYFFLLQRSDEEMEKQAGEYLSYLSKSLELPLWNLDETTITMIAQAYSGNEVVALLRVVEESGRVLFSRDNPDEKDLILKKKTILRQGRPIGFLEIGLTRRPAKEHNRRLLYTSLFSMTVIVLALLGMSRLMLKSYVKRPIAAFVWGIERIARGDYDYNFGETGQKEFVTIIDRFRHMVRQVRDREEYLSEINRRMEEEIERHRAVEKKSLENEQRVHMLLETANEGFFELDVSAQINDVNPEMCNILGRPKETVLGKSLFDFLDGENANVLMKEMEWINKGEKNSFELAFLRPDSSEVDCLVKSAPLFDIQGVSGSFSMVSDITERKLSEEKIRRLNAQLEHRVLERTRQLQQANSALQESLGTLRRAQVQLVQSEKMAALGDLVAGVAHEINTPVGIGVTAASFLEERTAHITKKMEEKSVRQSDLEKYLATAGEATATILTNLKRAADLIKSFKQVAVDQSTEERRRFFLKKYMEEVLLSLRPKYKRTGHTITVNCPENLEIDSYPGAVSQIITNLVVNSLIHGFEGVAKGNIRMDVTVYRNNLMLRYMDNGKGMDKETLKNLFVPFYTTRRAQGGTGLGMHIVYNLVTQKLGGKIAAASTPGNGVVFSILIPMQQGGGS from the coding sequence ATGGAGCAAAAAGGACCGTCAGTCTCAGAGTCCCCCAAGCCCTCGCCCAAGAGGCAGGGCCGCTCCATAGTCCGGGACCTCACCGCAGGCCTTGTGATGCTGGTGGTGGGCGTGTCCATGGTGGCCATGCTGTTCAATTATTTCTTCCTTCTCCAGCGCTCCGACGAGGAGATGGAAAAACAGGCCGGGGAATATCTCTCCTACCTTTCGAAAAGCCTTGAACTGCCTCTGTGGAACCTGGACGAAACCACCATAACCATGATCGCCCAGGCCTATTCGGGAAACGAGGTGGTGGCGCTTTTGAGGGTGGTGGAGGAAAGCGGGCGGGTCCTCTTTTCCAGGGACAACCCGGATGAAAAGGACCTCATACTAAAAAAAAAGACCATCCTGCGCCAGGGCCGCCCCATCGGATTCCTGGAAATAGGGCTCACCCGCAGGCCGGCCAAGGAGCACAACCGGCGTCTTCTGTACACCAGCCTCTTTTCCATGACCGTCATCGTCCTGGCCCTTTTGGGAATGAGCAGGCTGATGCTGAAATCCTACGTCAAGCGCCCCATAGCCGCCTTTGTCTGGGGTATAGAGCGCATAGCGCGGGGCGACTACGATTATAATTTCGGAGAGACCGGCCAGAAGGAGTTCGTCACCATAATCGACCGGTTCCGCCACATGGTGAGGCAGGTTAGGGACCGTGAGGAGTACCTCTCCGAAATCAACCGCCGCATGGAGGAGGAGATCGAGCGCCACCGGGCGGTGGAAAAAAAGTCCCTGGAAAACGAGCAGCGGGTCCACATGCTCCTGGAAACCGCCAACGAGGGTTTTTTCGAGCTTGACGTTTCTGCCCAAATAAACGATGTGAACCCCGAAATGTGCAACATCCTGGGAAGGCCCAAGGAAACGGTCCTGGGAAAAAGCCTGTTCGATTTCCTGGACGGCGAAAACGCCAACGTGCTCATGAAGGAGATGGAGTGGATCAACAAGGGCGAGAAAAACTCCTTTGAACTCGCCTTTTTGCGGCCCGACAGCTCCGAGGTGGACTGCCTGGTGAAAAGCGCGCCCCTGTTCGACATCCAGGGCGTGTCCGGCTCCTTCTCCATGGTTTCCGACATCACCGAACGGAAGCTCTCGGAAGAGAAAATCAGGCGTTTGAACGCCCAGTTGGAGCACCGGGTCCTTGAACGGACCCGCCAGCTTCAGCAGGCCAACTCCGCGCTCCAGGAATCCCTTGGAACCTTGAGGCGGGCACAGGTCCAGCTGGTTCAATCCGAAAAAATGGCCGCCCTCGGAGACCTGGTGGCCGGCGTCGCCCACGAAATCAACACCCCCGTGGGAATAGGCGTGACGGCGGCCTCCTTTCTGGAGGAGCGCACCGCCCATATTACAAAAAAAATGGAAGAAAAGTCGGTTCGCCAGTCGGACCTGGAAAAATACCTGGCCACCGCCGGGGAGGCCACGGCCACAATACTCACCAACCTGAAGCGGGCCGCAGACCTTATAAAGAGCTTCAAGCAGGTGGCCGTTGACCAGTCCACCGAGGAGCGCCGCCGGTTCTTCCTCAAAAAATACATGGAGGAGGTGCTTTTGTCGCTGCGGCCCAAGTACAAACGCACCGGCCACACCATAACGGTGAACTGCCCGGAGAACCTGGAAATCGACTCCTATCCCGGAGCGGTGTCCCAGATAATCACGAATCTCGTGGTAAACAGCCTCATCCACGGCTTCGAGGGCGTGGCAAAGGGGAATATCCGCATGGATGTCACGGTTTACCGGAACAACCTCATGCTCCGTTACATGGATAACGGAAAGGGCATGGACAAGGAAACCCTGAAAAACCTGTTCGTGCCCTTCTACACCACCCGCCGGGCCCAGGGCGGCACCGGCCTTGGAATGCACATAGTCTACAACCTCGTCACACAGAAACTTGGGGGAAAAATCGCCGCCGCATCCACCCCCGGAAACGGCGTGGTTTTTTCCATTTTGATCCCGATGCAGCAGGGGGGAGGATCATGA
- a CDS encoding ParA family protein has translation MSEKSTRVIAIANEKGGVGKTSTVVNLAAALTASGNSVLVVDMDPQHSATRALGVDAPDSGLTTYHILTANKPPDPAKAVTATRWEGLFLIPSHVDLAAAEVELVNKMAREKRLKRLEPLLGLYDFILLDTPPSLSLLTVNVFAFAQEFLIPCQTQPHAYAAIDDLLDTVDLIREEINPALSLTGVAATFYEPRTRVSRAVMEQIKTDERFTGKVFNTAVRTNATIAESSLHGTPVVFFRPGSSGAADYRALAEELGRNGGAEAK, from the coding sequence GTGAGCGAAAAATCCACGCGCGTGATCGCCATCGCCAACGAAAAGGGCGGGGTCGGAAAAACCTCCACCGTGGTGAACCTGGCAGCGGCCCTGACGGCTTCGGGAAATTCCGTGCTCGTGGTGGACATGGACCCCCAGCACAGCGCCACCCGCGCCCTTGGGGTGGATGCGCCGGACAGCGGCCTCACCACCTATCACATTCTCACGGCCAACAAGCCGCCCGACCCCGCAAAGGCCGTCACCGCCACCCGGTGGGAGGGGCTTTTCCTCATTCCGTCCCACGTGGACCTCGCCGCCGCAGAGGTGGAGCTTGTGAACAAGATGGCCCGGGAAAAGCGCCTGAAGCGCCTGGAGCCCCTTCTGGGCCTTTACGACTTCATCCTCCTGGACACGCCTCCAAGCCTGTCTCTTTTAACCGTAAACGTGTTCGCCTTTGCGCAGGAGTTCCTCATCCCCTGCCAGACCCAGCCCCACGCCTACGCCGCCATTGACGATCTTTTAGACACCGTCGATCTCATAAGGGAGGAGATCAACCCGGCTCTTTCTTTAACCGGCGTCGCGGCCACCTTTTACGAGCCGCGCACACGGGTTTCCCGCGCGGTCATGGAGCAGATAAAGACCGACGAACGCTTTACCGGCAAGGTCTTCAACACGGCAGTGCGCACCAACGCCACCATAGCGGAAAGCTCCCTTCACGGAACGCCCGTGGTGTTTTTCAGGCCGGGTTCCAGCGGGGCCGCAGACTACAGGGCGCTCGCGGAGGAGCTTGGAAGGAACGGCGGGGCGGAGGCGAAATGA
- a CDS encoding ABC transporter ATP-binding protein has translation MHDDYGYSEEGRLGKPYNLKLLARLAPYARPYKNFIALALTVSVLGTLLSLAVPYVTRYAIDRYITADWLALDLATPAGKRFFADHPKICTGSADGRFAAVLKSDASKAAPELAAKPGGAFGKGGRSFHRVRRTTENRHILERLLKRGLVLSDGSVCVQKDAVAALTEADRRILRSADARGAALTALLVLLAVALSFGLGYLEYNFLERAGQNIMADVRMALFDKMEAQSPSFFDRHPVGRLTTRVTNDVENLNEMFKSVIVTVFKDVFILFGIMAVLLALDLRLALLCFILIPLVFFLALGFGAMSRDAFRDLRSSVSRINSFCQERFSSMRTVQLFSAQKTQMERFGKANDDNYRAGMRQIKVFALFMPVMELLASAGVALLVWRGGLLVMESRLSLGTLVAFITYLRMFFAPLRDLSEKYNIMQLAMASTERIFEFMDANERLPDALVPARPEKVEGGVEFRKVSFSYSPGKQVLEDVSFTLPRGTMTALVGRTGSGKTTCAHLLERFYDPAQGRVMVDGIDLRDWDQEHLRRSMALVSQDVFLFSGTIRENVTLGRDEEGGPGLDQALALSGADFVGRFPLGADTPIAERGVNLSGGERQLLSFARALFQDPKILILDEATSSVDPATEAKIQQAVARMAHKRSMLVVAHRLSTIENADLIVVMRRGRVAETGTHQELMDRGGVYSNLRMIMEGK, from the coding sequence ATGCACGACGATTATGGATACAGCGAAGAAGGCAGGCTTGGCAAGCCTTATAACTTGAAACTCCTGGCCCGGCTTGCGCCCTATGCCCGGCCCTATAAAAATTTCATCGCGTTGGCCCTTACGGTGAGCGTTTTGGGCACCCTTCTTTCCCTTGCCGTACCCTATGTCACCCGTTACGCCATCGACCGCTACATAACCGCAGACTGGCTGGCCCTTGACCTCGCCACCCCGGCGGGCAAAAGATTTTTCGCGGACCACCCCAAAATCTGCACCGGCTCGGCGGACGGGCGATTCGCCGCAGTGCTCAAATCCGACGCCTCAAAGGCCGCGCCGGAGCTGGCGGCCAAGCCCGGCGGGGCCTTCGGCAAGGGGGGCCGGTCCTTCCACAGGGTGAGGCGCACAACCGAAAACCGGCACATCCTGGAAAGGCTATTAAAGCGCGGCCTGGTTCTTTCCGACGGGTCGGTGTGCGTTCAAAAGGATGCTGTGGCGGCCCTCACGGAGGCGGACCGCAGGATTTTGCGGAGCGCGGACGCCCGTGGCGCGGCCCTGACGGCCCTCCTCGTCCTTCTGGCCGTGGCCCTGTCGTTCGGCCTTGGGTATCTGGAATACAATTTCCTGGAACGCGCGGGCCAGAACATAATGGCCGACGTGCGCATGGCGCTTTTCGACAAAATGGAGGCCCAAAGCCCCTCGTTCTTCGACCGCCACCCGGTGGGCCGCCTCACCACCAGGGTCACCAACGACGTGGAAAACTTAAACGAGATGTTCAAGAGCGTCATCGTCACGGTATTCAAGGACGTCTTCATCCTTTTTGGCATCATGGCTGTTCTTTTGGCGCTCGATCTGCGGCTCGCCCTTCTGTGCTTCATCCTCATTCCCCTGGTGTTTTTCCTGGCCCTGGGCTTCGGGGCCATGTCCCGCGACGCTTTCCGGGACCTTCGCTCCTCGGTTTCCCGCATCAACTCCTTTTGCCAGGAGCGCTTTTCCTCCATGCGCACGGTGCAGCTTTTCTCGGCCCAGAAAACCCAGATGGAGCGCTTCGGCAAGGCCAACGATGATAACTACCGGGCCGGCATGCGCCAGATAAAGGTGTTCGCCCTTTTCATGCCGGTGATGGAGCTTCTGGCCTCGGCAGGCGTGGCTCTTCTGGTGTGGCGCGGCGGCCTTCTGGTGATGGAGTCCCGGCTTTCCCTGGGAACCCTGGTGGCCTTCATCACCTATCTTCGCATGTTTTTCGCGCCCTTGCGGGACCTGTCCGAAAAATACAACATCATGCAGCTTGCAATGGCCTCCACCGAGCGCATCTTCGAGTTCATGGACGCAAACGAGCGCCTGCCCGACGCCCTGGTTCCGGCCAGGCCCGAAAAGGTCGAGGGCGGGGTGGAGTTCCGCAAGGTCTCGTTTTCCTACTCGCCGGGAAAGCAGGTTCTCGAAGACGTGTCGTTCACCCTCCCCAGGGGGACCATGACGGCCCTGGTGGGACGCACGGGCAGCGGCAAGACCACCTGCGCCCATCTTCTGGAGCGCTTCTACGATCCGGCGCAAGGCCGGGTGATGGTGGACGGGATCGACTTAAGAGACTGGGACCAGGAACATTTGAGGCGTAGCATGGCCCTGGTGTCCCAGGACGTTTTCCTTTTTTCGGGAACCATAAGGGAGAACGTGACCCTTGGGCGCGACGAGGAAGGGGGGCCGGGCCTCGACCAGGCCCTTGCCCTTTCAGGGGCGGACTTCGTGGGACGCTTCCCCCTTGGGGCCGACACCCCCATAGCCGAGCGGGGGGTGAACCTATCGGGCGGCGAGCGCCAGTTGCTGTCCTTCGCAAGGGCCCTGTTCCAAGACCCGAAAATCCTGATCCTGGACGAGGCCACATCGAGCGTGGACCCGGCCACAGAGGCGAAAATCCAGCAGGCCGTTGCACGCATGGCCCATAAGCGATCCATGCTTGTTGTGGCCCACCGGCTTTCCACCATAGAAAACGCCGACCTCATAGTGGTCATGAGGCGGGGAAGGGTGGCAGAAACCGGCACCCACCAGGAACTTATGGACAGGGGCGGAGTTTATTCCAACCTCAGGATGATCATGGAGGGAAAGTAG
- a CDS encoding dynamin family protein gives MQGFSITRQRLIDALDGLSEVFSGVSAIPSVSGKPFEKSMADLKVMRRQMSEEVLRVAVVGSIKSGKSTFVNAFFGADFLRRGAGVVTSIVTRIRKGDALSAVLYFKSTGEVNEELSLAMNLFPVGGWQPEGGQPDIRRERDRAELKKALARLDQDSLITGGTRSTEAVLISSFVAGWDRVQNFMGENASTHVFEGDNFAAHKLFVGDENLAVFLKDVCVTLPSPFLEDQVEMADCQGSDSPNPLHLTMIEDYLLKTQVIVYVVSSRTGLRRADIRFLTLLSRMGLCDNIFFVINVDFSEHESLDSLYALLNKAAGEIALIKPAPAVFAFSALYRLFGLVEENLSEKDRARLLQWRADAELSAFSEEEASRFETAFRDRLTRDRAALLLKSHAQRLSFNVANASQWVKIHRDLLSRDKASAADYLAQIQQEGVLMEKAGSMIRQTISGAVAGARNEVANDVDRFFDPRYSRVMTDTWAFVDNHVPEVLKQGLPREEDPADSRPGSISPILYAAFADLKNAVDRHMAENVNPSLVGFVREEEEKIAAVLGRIGQSYQSLVSRTVGRTNAVFDNLGISATVENPMPESLVDVARIKQGRSLALPPLSAAMQYAASIRATAVAVHGFGRMLLAIKRAFGIEEPEDGRMTVKILAKAVARMKKDTKKGLSDRFLDFRENLKFQYFFAIMEAASDALFNDLSDGFRFFAEGMSTTQGLLGETQAIKDQAARDLEAMAQKLAAVDQQVAMVLRSL, from the coding sequence ATGCAAGGTTTCAGCATAACCAGGCAGCGCCTGATTGACGCCCTTGACGGACTTTCCGAGGTATTCAGCGGTGTTTCGGCCATTCCGTCGGTTTCCGGGAAGCCCTTTGAAAAGAGCATGGCCGATCTTAAAGTCATGCGCAGGCAGATGTCCGAAGAGGTCCTTCGGGTGGCCGTGGTGGGCTCCATCAAAAGCGGCAAGAGCACCTTCGTCAACGCCTTTTTCGGCGCGGACTTTCTCCGCCGGGGAGCCGGGGTGGTGACTTCAATAGTCACCCGTATACGAAAGGGCGACGCGCTCTCGGCGGTTCTTTATTTCAAGTCGACGGGCGAGGTGAACGAAGAGCTTTCGCTGGCCATGAACCTCTTTCCGGTGGGCGGCTGGCAGCCCGAAGGCGGGCAGCCCGACATAAGGCGCGAACGCGACCGGGCGGAGCTGAAAAAGGCCCTGGCCCGCCTGGACCAGGACTCGCTCATAACCGGCGGAACCAGGAGCACCGAGGCGGTTCTGATATCCTCCTTCGTGGCCGGCTGGGACCGGGTTCAAAACTTCATGGGCGAAAACGCCTCCACCCATGTTTTCGAGGGGGATAATTTCGCGGCCCACAAGCTCTTCGTGGGTGATGAAAACCTGGCCGTGTTCCTTAAGGACGTGTGCGTCACCCTGCCCTCCCCCTTTCTGGAGGACCAGGTCGAAATGGCCGACTGCCAGGGCAGCGACTCGCCCAACCCGCTCCATCTAACCATGATCGAGGACTACCTTTTAAAGACCCAGGTCATTGTTTACGTGGTTTCAAGCCGTACTGGCCTTCGGCGCGCCGACATAAGGTTTCTTACGCTCTTGTCCCGCATGGGCCTTTGCGACAACATCTTTTTCGTGATCAACGTGGATTTTTCCGAGCACGAAAGCCTGGATTCGCTCTATGCGCTTTTAAACAAGGCCGCTGGAGAAATAGCCCTTATCAAGCCCGCTCCCGCAGTGTTCGCCTTTTCCGCCCTTTACAGACTCTTCGGGCTGGTGGAGGAAAACCTTTCGGAAAAGGATCGGGCGAGGCTTCTCCAGTGGCGGGCGGACGCCGAGCTTTCGGCTTTTTCGGAGGAAGAGGCCAGCCGCTTTGAGACCGCCTTCAGGGACCGCCTCACCCGCGACCGGGCGGCCCTTCTGCTTAAAAGCCACGCCCAGAGGCTTTCCTTCAACGTTGCCAACGCCAGCCAGTGGGTGAAAATCCACCGCGACCTTCTATCAAGGGACAAGGCCTCAGCCGCCGACTACCTGGCCCAGATTCAGCAGGAAGGGGTCCTGATGGAAAAGGCCGGGTCCATGATCCGCCAGACCATAAGCGGCGCGGTGGCCGGAGCAAGAAACGAGGTGGCGAACGACGTGGACCGCTTTTTCGATCCCCGTTACAGCAGGGTTATGACCGATACCTGGGCCTTTGTGGACAATCACGTCCCGGAGGTGCTGAAACAGGGGCTTCCCAGGGAGGAAGACCCGGCGGACAGCCGACCGGGCTCCATCTCGCCGATTCTCTACGCGGCCTTCGCGGACCTTAAAAACGCGGTCGACCGGCACATGGCGGAAAACGTCAACCCGTCTTTGGTGGGCTTTGTGAGGGAGGAGGAGGAAAAGATAGCCGCAGTTCTGGGGCGCATCGGCCAGTCCTACCAATCCCTGGTGAGCCGGACCGTGGGCCGCACTAACGCCGTTTTCGACAACCTTGGAATTTCCGCCACGGTGGAGAATCCCATGCCGGAATCGCTCGTTGACGTGGCCCGGATCAAGCAGGGCCGCTCCCTCGCCCTTCCGCCTCTTTCCGCTGCCATGCAGTACGCGGCATCAATAAGGGCCACCGCCGTGGCCGTCCACGGATTCGGGCGGATGCTTCTGGCCATCAAGCGGGCCTTCGGCATCGAGGAGCCGGAAGACGGGCGCATGACCGTAAAGATTCTGGCGAAAGCCGTGGCCCGCATGAAAAAGGACACCAAAAAGGGCCTATCGGACAGGTTCCTGGATTTCCGGGAGAATCTCAAGTTCCAGTATTTTTTCGCCATCATGGAAGCCGCCTCTGACGCGCTTTTCAACGATCTGTCGGATGGCTTCAGGTTCTTTGCGGAAGGCATGTCCACGACCCAGGGGCTTTTGGGCGAAACCCAGGCAATAAAGGATCAGGCGGCCCGCGACCTGGAAGCCATGGCCCAGAAGCTTGCTGCGGTGGATCAGCAAGTAGCGATGGTCTTAAGAAGCCTATAA
- a CDS encoding aminopeptidase P family protein has product MTERLARRIYALRARLAVENLDGILIQASENRRYVSGFTAFDSQMDESSGCAIVTGGHLVLATDSRFTTQAENECEGWRVETYKEGFAKLLPGLAEELQIRRLGFEERRMSVKDHAKILEHLESARVSVDLLPCGNLVEDQRVIKDSSEIESIRFALKIAEDAFSRFLKTLQLPATEKELAWKLERLLRELGADEMSFPIIAASGPSSALPHAIPSDHVCQEGEILLFDFGARVNGYCSDITRTLFAGSHEKELGNIFKIVKEAQELAISAIRPGVSAKSVDAAARDHISAHGYGALFGHGLGHGVGLAVHEAPRISPLSDAILAPGMVFTVEPGIYVPGLGGVRLENMVLVTDSGVEVLNRLSAIM; this is encoded by the coding sequence ATGACCGAAAGGCTCGCCCGAAGAATATATGCCCTGCGCGCAAGGCTCGCCGTTGAAAACCTGGACGGCATCCTGATCCAGGCATCCGAAAACCGCCGCTATGTTTCTGGCTTCACGGCCTTTGACAGCCAGATGGACGAATCTTCGGGATGCGCCATCGTAACGGGCGGTCATCTGGTTTTGGCCACGGACTCCCGCTTCACCACCCAGGCCGAAAACGAGTGTGAGGGCTGGCGGGTGGAGACCTATAAGGAGGGCTTTGCCAAGCTGCTTCCTGGGCTGGCGGAGGAGCTTCAAATCCGCCGCCTTGGTTTTGAAGAGCGCCGGATGTCGGTGAAAGACCACGCTAAAATTCTTGAGCACCTGGAATCCGCAAGGGTTTCGGTGGATTTGCTCCCGTGCGGGAACCTCGTGGAAGACCAGCGTGTGATAAAGGACAGCTCGGAAATCGAGTCCATCCGCTTTGCCCTGAAAATCGCAGAGGACGCCTTTTCGCGCTTTCTGAAAACCCTTCAACTCCCTGCCACCGAAAAGGAGCTTGCCTGGAAGCTGGAGCGGCTTCTGCGCGAGCTTGGGGCGGACGAGATGAGCTTTCCCATAATCGCGGCTTCCGGCCCGTCCAGCGCCCTGCCCCACGCCATCCCGTCCGATCATGTCTGCCAAGAAGGCGAAATCCTTCTTTTCGACTTCGGGGCAAGGGTGAACGGCTACTGTTCGGACATCACCCGCACCCTCTTTGCCGGAAGCCACGAAAAGGAACTCGGAAACATCTTCAAAATCGTGAAGGAAGCCCAGGAACTGGCCATTTCGGCCATTAGACCCGGAGTTTCGGCCAAAAGCGTAGACGCTGCAGCAAGGGATCACATAAGCGCCCACGGCTATGGGGCGCTTTTCGGCCACGGCCTTGGGCACGGGGTGGGCCTCGCCGTTCACGAGGCTCCGCGCATAAGCCCGCTTTCCGACGCCATCCTCGCCCCTGGCATGGTTTTTACCGTGGAGCCCGGCATCTACGTTCCGGGCTTGGGCGGGGTGCGCCTGGAAAACATGGTGCTGGTAACCGACAGCGGAGTTGAGGTGCTGAACAGACTATCAGCAATCATGTAA